In Anopheles merus strain MAF unplaced genomic scaffold, AmerM5.1 LNR4000205, whole genome shotgun sequence, a single window of DNA contains:
- the LOC121601857 gene encoding nuclear cap-binding protein subunit 2 — MSSQIQSVHTPSVSLSKYRDQHFKGSRHEQEKLLRVSSTLYVGNLSFYTTEEQIHELFSRCGDVRRIIMGLDKFKKTPCGFCFVEYYSRLDAESAMRYINGTRLDDRIVRVDWDAGFIEGRQYGRGKTGGQVRDEYRQDHDLGRGGYGKMVQMGQLGAPSMRE; from the exons ATGTCTTCTCAAATTCAATCCGTTCATACACCATCGGTATCGTTGAGTAAATACAGGGACCAACATTTCAAG GGCTCCCGGCATGAACAGGAAAAGCTGCTGCGCGTTTCCTCCACCCTGTACGTGGGCAATCTTTCGTTCTACACCACGGAGGAGCAGATCCACGAGCTGTTTTCGCGCTGCGGTGATGTGCGGCGCATCATTATGGGGCTGGACAAATTCAAGAAGACACCGTGCGGCTTCTGCTTCGTCGAGTATTATTCACGGCTAGACGCGGAAAGTGCGATGCGATACATCAACGGTACGCGGTTGGACGATCGAATCGTGCGCGTCGATTGGGACGCCGGTTTCATCGAGGGCCGACAGTACGGACGGGGCAAGACGGGTGGCCAGGTGCGTGACGAGTACCGGCAGGATCATGACCTGGGCCGGGGCGGTTACGGCAAGATGGTCCAGATGGGACAGCTGGGTGCACCGTCCATGCGCGAGTAG